The Bacteroidota bacterium sequence GATAGTAACTTATTGGAAAAAAATATACATGAACTCCATTTTTATTTAAAAAATTAATGTTTTTTATCAAAGCTTGCATTTATCTGTATTACAGAATATTAACATCATTTTGCTTGTTTTTGTGAATTATGCAGGCTAAAATGGTCTAAATTTTTTAATTTTCTTAATAAAATAATCAATAACTATACTTCCATCATACATTTCTTTATGATAGAAAATATTAAATTCTAAAACAAGTTTCTTTCGCTTCTTTAAGAAAGTTTTTCGCATGGCAAAAAACATGTAATAAGCTTTAATTACTGCCCAAAAATTGCCAAACTCAAAACATACAAGGAATTTAACTGCTGCAATTTTATCAAAAATAAATCTACGAAACATAATTCCATTCAATCGTTCGGGCGGCAAATTTTTTAATAATAAGAACAAATTGTTTCGAAAATTTAAATAAGTTTTAAAAGGATTCACCTTAGATAAACTTGCACCACCAACATGATAAACCGTTGATTTTGAGGCAAACATTATTTTATAGCCCATGTTTTTCATTCTCCAGCAAAGATCAATTTCTTCCATATGAGCAAAAAAATCTTCATCTAAACCACCAATTTTTAAGTACAAATCCGATCGTACAAATAATGCTGCACCTGTTGCCCAGAAAATTTCAGTATCATTATCATATTGGCCTTGGTCTTGCTCAATTGAATCAAAAATTCTTCCACGACAAAACGGAAAGCCATACTTATCGATAAAACCACCTGCTGCACCAGCATATTCAAAATCTTTCTTTTTATTATACGCTTTGATTTTAGGCATTGCTGCTCCAATTGTTCTATCACTATCGAGCAATTTAATCACAGGATCAATCCAATTATCTGTAACTTCTACATCGGAATTTAGCAAAACAAAATACTCTGCATCAATTTGTTGTAAGCATTTGTTGTAACCACCGGCGAATCCGTAATTCTTATCTAAAACAATCGTTCTCAAATCAGGATAGTTTGTTTTCAAAAACTTTACAGATTCGTCGCTCGAACAATTGTCGGCTATAATAATTTCAACATCTTCATTATTAGAGTATTTCACAACAGAAGGAAGAAACTTTTCGAGCAATTTCTGTCCGTTCCAATTTAAAATTACGACTGCAATTTTTATCATTTTTTTGTTTCAAATTTACTCAGCAAAAATAGAATTTTCAAAATCATAATAGCGAAAATTTAAAATAGGGATATTAAATCCTTTCATTTTTTTTTAGAACTTTTGTTTAAAAAACAATACTAACATACATATATGACAGGACTATATTGGTATTTAATTCCCGTTCAATATTACATTTTCTGATTTTTATTATATTTGTAACAATAAATGAGTTTTTATGAAATAGAAAAAAAATAGAATTGCAAATAATAAGGAAGAAGTGAGTAAATGAAAAAAAACAATTAGATATTTATCAAAAGATGAAGATCAAAAATAAAATTATAATCTTTTCAATAATAGTATTATTTGGAAGTACTGTTAATTCTCAAACCAATATGATTGACAGCTTAATTAACCAAATTCAATATACTACAAATGATACTCTCAAAGTAAATTTATTATATAAAATAGGACGGAAATATTATAATTTATCCAATTTTGACAATGCTAAAATCTATACACAAAAATCACTCGAACTTTCAGAAAAAATGAAATTTCAAAAAGGAGTACAAGAAGCTCACTTTTTTTATGCAAATATTTATTATAAAGAGTCTTCTTTTGAAGCAGCTATCAATCATGCAAATATTTGTCTGAAAATGTGTAAAAGCAGAAATGATAAAGAAAGTGAGGCAAAATGCTTCAATCTACTTGGCATTACTAATAGAAAAAAAGGAGAATATAATAAATCATTAAGCTTCTATTTTAAGGCTTTACCTATTTGGGAAGAAGTCGGTAATAAACGAAAGATTGCTGTTCTCTTAAATAATATTGGCCTTATCTATTATTATATAGAAAAATATGTCGATGCCTTAAAATATTACAATGCATCTTTTAAAATATCCAAAGAGATTAATTATGAAAGTGGGAAATCAATTTATTATAATAATTGTGGTTTGGTGTTTCATAATCAGAAACAATACCAAAAAGCTCTTGAATATTTTGAAAACTCACTTCAAATCGAAAAAAAACAAGATGATAAATATGGAATTACAATCTGTTATGTTAATATTGGAGATATATACAGAGCTTTGGAAAACTATTCCAAAGCTTTAGATTATTATAATAATGCTTTACAAATCAGAAAAGAAGTTGCTAATATTTATGGAATATCAAGTGTAAATAATAGTATTGGTGAACTATATTTTTTGCAGAATAATTACACTAAAGCCAATGAGTATTTTATCAACAGTATTGAAAGCTCAAGAAATATTGATGCAAAAGATCTATTGAGAGAAGCATATAAGCAAATATCCGAAAGTTATTCCATGCAAAAAGATTATTCTAATGCTTATAAGTATTTTAAACTATTCAAAGAAATTAACGACAGTATTTTTTCTGAAGAAAACAATAAACAGATTTTGGAAATACAAACGAAGTACGAAACAGAAAAAAAAGAAAAAGAAAATGAAATACTAAAAGAAAAAGAAGAAAAAAACAATGAAATCATTGCACGAAAAGAAATGGAAAATAAAAATCAACTTTTATTGATTCTAATAGCATTTATTGGTTTAATTTTTGTTTCGATTTTTGCATATTTCCTATCTCGTTCAAATAAACATAAAAAAAAATCAAATGAGCTACTCTTAATACAGAATGAAGAGATTAATGTACAAAAAGAAGAGATCGAAGCTCAACGTGATCATTTGGAAGAATCTGAGAATTTAATAAAACAGAAAAACTCGAAATTAAAAATTGCAAATGCCACAAAGGATAAATTTTTTTCAATAATTGCCCACGATTTAAAAACCCCATTTAATTCTATTTTTGGTTTCTCAAGTTTGTTGAAAGATTCTTATGACGATTTCGATGAAAATGAAAAAAAATCGTTTATTGATAATATTGATAAAGCATCAAAAAGCGCATTCAACTTATTAGAAAATTTACTTATGTGGGCAATGTCTCAACAAGATTCCATTGAAATAGAAAAGATAGATGTAAACTTAAAACAATTTATTGATAATGCCATTTCGCCATATTTGCAAGGAGCCAAAAAGAAAAATATTGTATTCACAAATGCCGTTTCAGACGAAATTATTATGGCTTTAGACAAACAAACCATAAAAACTGTAATTGGAAATTTATTCAACAATGCTGTAAAATTCACACCTAATAAAGGAAAAATTACTATTGATGCAGTCATTGTTGAAAAATTCGTTGAAATAAAAATATCTGACACTGGGGTTGGTATTCCGCCAAAAGCACTTTCCAAAATTTTCAGAATAGATGAGAATCATACAACTTTGGGGACAAATAAAGAAAAAGGTACAGGTTTGGGTTTGTCGCTTTGCAAAGAATTTGTCGAAAAAAATGGAGGCAAAATTTGGGTAGAATCAAAAATAGAAATTGGTTCACAGTTTTACTTTACAATCCCCTATGGAGAATTGTGAGTTATAAAATTATAAATTATGGAAACCTCTAAAAATGCAAATTTCTTCGTTGTTTCGCAATTTTAAAATCCTCATTTACAATAGTAAACTCCGGTTTTCAAATTTCTTACGCCTTGAAATTTACTATTTTTATAAGTCCCCTTATGAATGATATCCAAATAATTATTAGATGATTATTGAATACAAATTAAATACATTAATAATTTTAATAATTATCTCTTTTGTGATGATTTCCATTTGTTCTATCGCTATCGAGCAATTTAACCACAGGAACAATCCAATTATCTATAACTTCTAAATCGGAATTTAACAAAACAAAATACTCTGCATCAATTTGTTGTAACCACCGGCGAATCTGTAATTCTTATCTAAAACAATCGTTCTCAAATCAGGATAGTTTGTTTTCAAAAACTTTACAGATTCGTCGCTCGAACAATTGTCGGCTATAATAATTTCAACATCCTCATTATTAGAGTATTCACAATAGAAGGAAGAAACTTTTAGAGCAATTTATATCTGTTCCAATTTAAAATTACGACTGTAATTTTTATCATTTTTTTGTTTCAAATTTATTCAACAAAAATAGAATTTTCAAAATAATAATAGCGAAAATTTAAAATAGGGATATTTAGTCCTTTCATTTTTTCTTAGAACTTTTGTATAAAAAACAATACTAACATACATATATGACCGGATTATATTAGTATTTAAATTCCCGTTCAATATTACATTTTCTGATTTTTATTATATTTGTGACTATAAATGAGTTTTTATGAAATGAAAAATATATAATTGTAAATAATCTACCACCATCTATCAACCAATGAAAAACTTAAACTACCTTCTGTTTTATGAAAAACCTTGACGAAACTACTAAAGAGCAACTTCTTCGAGAGAATTTACTTTTGAAAGAAAAAATTGCTTACTTAGAAAAAAACGAACTAAATATCCAAAAACACGAGCTGAGGGCAAACCAAAAAATTGAACAATCGCCCTTAACGCCTAATCAAAGTACAAAAGATTTTGACAAACCTGAACAATCTGATAAGCTTCAATCAGAATCAGAAAAAATGCACAACGATTTATTTGAAAAATCGAAAGATGCGATTTTAATTATTCATAATGAAAAATTTGTGGATTGTAATCCGGCTACAATCAATATGCTAGGATACAATAGCAAAGAAGAATTTCTAATGACACATCCCTCAGAATTGTCTCCTGAAAAACAAGCAGATGGAAAATTGTCATTTTCAAAAGCCAATGAAATGATGGAAATAGCCCATAAAAATGGCAATCATTGTTTCGAATGGTATCATAAAAAATCTAATGGTAAAGTTTTTCCTGTGGAAGTTATGCTTACGTCTATTTTAAATGACGAAAAAAAGAGAATTCTTCACACTATTTGGCGAGATATTTCTAATCGAAAAAAAGCTGAGGAAACAATAAAACAATCTGAAAAAAACTACAAAGATCTTTTTAATAATTTAAGTAATGCAATCTATATTATAGATAGAAAGGGTTGTTTTATTGATGTAAATCAAGGCGCTGTAGATATGTATGGCTATCCAAAGGAATTTTTTATTGGAAAAAACCCTGAATTTTTATCTGCTGTCGGAAAAAATGATTTGAAGAAGGTTATTGGATACATTAACGATTCGTTTAATGATAAGGCTCACCAGTTTGATTTTTGGGGATTAAGAAAAAATGGTGAAGTTTTTCCTAAGATTGTTCGTACACAAAAAGGGATTTATAAGGGTAAAGAAGTAGTAATTGCTTTTGGTATTGACATTACCGAACGAAAAAAGGTTGAAGTAGCACTTCAGAAAAGTGAACACAATTTAAGAACACTTTTTAATGCAATGACAGATATTGTATTCGAGATGGACAGCGAAGGCAGATACTTGAATATTGCACCAACTTCGCCAGAACTTATGTATAAACCAACGGAGGAGACAATCGGAAAAACCTTGCATGATATATTTCCAAAACAGAAAGCTGACATTTTTCTAGCTTTTATTAAAAGTTGTTTGAAAAAGAATCAAATTGAAACTATTGAATATGAACTAAAAATGGGTAACAAAACTCTATGGTTCGAGGGTAGAGCTACACCAAAAACAAAAAATAGTGTACTATATATTGCAAGAGACATTACAAAACGAATGTTAGCAGATGTTGAGTTGAAAGAGTTGAACAAAGAACTTTCAGCTCAAAATGAGGAATATCTGTCTTTGAACGAAGAATTATCTGATAGCCTGAATCAAATTCAGGAGATAAACAATAAACTCACAATTGCCAAAGAAAAAGCCGAAGAAAGCAACAGACTCATTACTGCTTTTATGCGAAACATAAGCCATGAAACACGAACACCAATGAACAGCATATTGGGATTTGCAAAACTTTTGGAAGAACCGGCACTTACCGGCAACCAACAACAAAAATATTTAAGCATAATTCAAGAAAATGGCAATCGAATGCTTAATACAATTTCAGATATTGTTAATATTTCTTTGATAGAAGCTGATCAGCAAAAAGTTAACCTTACTGAAACAAATATCAATCATGAAATAGAAAACATTTATAGCATTTTTGAATCGCAAGCATACGAAAAAGGAATACACCTCTTATATGTTAATTCTTTGCTAAGCGGTTCAGATAAAATATATACAGATAAGGATAAATTATCTATTATTTTATCGAACTTATTAAAAAATGCTATTAAATATACCAGTGCAGGAAACATTGATTTTGGGTATTTGAAGAAAAGAAATAATATTGAATTTTTCGTAAGAGATACCGGTATTGGTATCCAGAAAAATCAACAAAATAATATTTTTAAGCCTTTCGTTAAAGCAGATGTTGATGACAGTGCAGTTTTCGAAGGTTCAGGTCTGGGATTGGCTATTGCTAAGGCTTATGTGGAGATGTTAAAAGGTAAGATATGGGTTGAAAGTGATCTGAATAAAGGTTCAGATTTTTACTTCTCCATTCCAATAAATACTGAAAACTTTGAAAATACTAGAAACAAAAAAGAATATAAAAATAAAACCGTAAGTAATTCAAAAAATCTAAAAATTCTTATTGCTGAAGATGAAATATCAGCCAATATACATTTAAGTTTAATTACAGAAAAAATATGCAAAGAAGTATTTCAAGCGAAAACCGGTAGAGAAACCATAGATATTTGCCGCCAAAATCCTGATATTGATATAGTTCTAATGGATATCAGAATGCCAGATATTGATGGATACAAAGCCACTTCAATAATTCGTGAATTTAATAAGAATATAATCATAATTGCTCAGACAGCATATGCACTACCCGGAGACCGAAATAAAGCCATAGAAGCTGGATGTAATGATTATATAGCAAAACCAATTGATAAGCAAAAGCTGCTTAATATGATTGAAAAATATATGACACAAAAATAAAAAAATAGCAAAGAACAATTCTGACTTAAAATTAAAACTATAATTTAGTTGTTCGAGAACTAAGATTAAAGTGCATATTTCTCAATTGATGAATATAGAACTTTCTTGCTACAATGGAATAAATTAAATACAGATAATTAGTTTTTTTACAAAATACTAAGCAAAATATATGAATAAAATGAATCATAGCAAAGAGCAATTAATAGCAGAAAATAATCGCCTAAAAGCTAAGGTATCCGAACTAGAAAAGTCAAATATTGAACAGAAAAAAACCATAGATAAATTATCTGAAACTAATAGTGAATTTAATTTACTGAACCATAGATTGATACTTGCAGCTAAATCTGTAGAGGTTGGTATTTTTGATTTGAATTTAGATACAAAATCTTTGACGTGGAACGACGAAATGTATAAACTATTCGGAATTACACGCAAAGACTTCGATGGGAAATTAGATGATTGGCTGAAATATATTCATCAAAAAGATGTTGATAAATTTAGAAATATATTAATTCCGACCGATAAAAAAAACAACATCTTTTCGACTGAATATAGAATTATTCAAGCAAACGGAACTTTGCGATATTTAAATATTACTGCACAATTTACCTATGATAAAAACCAAAATCCAATCAATATAATTGGGGTAAATACAGATATTACAAAAAGAAAAAAAGCCGAAGCAAAACTTCATCAACAAAAAAAGTTTCTTCAACACATTATTGATTGTCTATCTCATCCGTTTCTGATAGTTAATGCAGATGATTATACAATTCAAATGGCCAATTTTGCAGCCGGAAACGATATAGAAATGAATAAAACAAAGTGTTTTGAAATATCTCATAGCTCAAATCTTGCCTGCAACCAAATTAAAGAATCTTGCACATTAGAAATAGTAAAGAACACTAAAAAATCGACAATTGTTGAACATATTCATTATGATAAATATGGCGCAAAAAGATTATCAGAAATTCATGCATATCCTTTATTTGATGAAAACGGAAAACTTGCACAAATTATTAAATACTGCATTGATATAACCGAAAGAAAAGAAATAGAAAGTGCTTTATACAATAGCGAGAAAAAATATAGAAACATAGTAGAAAATGCACAAGATATTATTTGGCAAATCAACCTAAAAGGAGAATTAGTATTTCTCAATAAATATGCCGAGAAAATCGCTGGAGAAAAAAGCGATAGTTTGAAAGGAAAGCATTACTCTGAATTAATAGACCCTTCTGATATAGATAGGATAAACAGAATACACATTGCAGTAATTCAAGGAGAAACAGTAGAATACAAGTTATGTACATATCCTAAAAAAGGTAAAGTTGTTTATTTAGAAATAAAAGCTACACCTATTTCCTCTAATGGCAAAATAGTAGGCACGCTTAATTTTGGAAGAAACATAAGTGAACGAAAAAAAGCAGAGGAGACTATAGAACGAAATTTAAAATATCAGAAACTAATTTCAACTATATCAACAAAATTTGTCAGAAATAATAATTTAGACCAATCAATCAATCATCTTTTGAAGCATATTGGAGAATATTCAAAAGCAAGTCGTGCATACGTTTTTTTACTTTCTGAGAATAGAAAAATAATTAGTAATACGCATGAATGGTGTGCAGATGGAGTAAGTCCTCAAATAGATTATCTTCAGGGATTATTAGTCAACGATTTCAATTGGACTATGAAAAAACTCTACAGGAATGAGACGATACATGTTGAAGATGTCTTAAAACTACCTGAAGACGCAAATCAAGAAAGAGAATCATTTATAGCTCAAGGAATTAAATCTCTTGTAATTTTACCATTAAATATTTTTGGCAATTTATTAGGCTTTATAGGTTTCGACAATGTTGAAGCTACTGAAGCATGGCCAAAAGAAACTATAAATATTCTTCAAATTTCATCAGAGATTTTAACCAACACAATTCATAGCAAAAATGCTGAAAATGAAATACGTACCAAGCACGAAAAATTTAAAAGTATTTTTGAATATGCTCCTGTAGGCATACTTATTATTGACGTTGAAGGAAATCCTAAAGAGATAAATAAAAGCGTTTTAAATATACTTGGTTCTCCATCGACCGAACAAACAAGAAATCTAAATATACATAAATTGGACAGGCTCAAAAAAACTGGATTTACTGCCGATTTTAGAACTTGTATAAGCTCAGTAAAAATTGTAAGAAATGAAAATGAATATATTACATTTTGGGGTAAAAAGCTCTTCATTCGATACACTTTGACACCAATAATAGACAATGAAAAAAGGATAAAAGAAGTTCAATGTTTTTTCGAAGATTTAACCGAACAAAAATATGCAGAAATTCAACTCAAAAAAAACAAAGATAAATTACAA is a genomic window containing:
- a CDS encoding glycosyltransferase encodes the protein MIKIAVVILNWNGQKLLEKFLPSVVKYSNNEDVEIIIADNCSSDESVKFLKTNYPDLRTIVLDKNYGFAGGYNKCLQQIDAEYFVLLNSDVEVTDNWIDPVIKLLDSDRTIGAAMPKIKAYNKKKDFEYAGAAGGFIDKYGFPFCRGRIFDSIEQDQGQYDNDTEIFWATGAALFVRSDLYLKIGGLDEDFFAHMEEIDLCWRMKNMGYKIMFASKSTVYHVGGASLSKVNPFKTYLNFRNNLFLLLKNLPPERLNGIMFRRFIFDKIAAVKFLVCFEFGNFWAVIKAYYMFFAMRKTFLKKRKKLVLEFNIFYHKEMYDGSIVIDYFIKKIKKFRPF
- a CDS encoding tetratricopeptide repeat-containing sensor histidine kinase; this translates as MKIKNKIIIFSIIVLFGSTVNSQTNMIDSLINQIQYTTNDTLKVNLLYKIGRKYYNLSNFDNAKIYTQKSLELSEKMKFQKGVQEAHFFYANIYYKESSFEAAINHANICLKMCKSRNDKESEAKCFNLLGITNRKKGEYNKSLSFYFKALPIWEEVGNKRKIAVLLNNIGLIYYYIEKYVDALKYYNASFKISKEINYESGKSIYYNNCGLVFHNQKQYQKALEYFENSLQIEKKQDDKYGITICYVNIGDIYRALENYSKALDYYNNALQIRKEVANIYGISSVNNSIGELYFLQNNYTKANEYFINSIESSRNIDAKDLLREAYKQISESYSMQKDYSNAYKYFKLFKEINDSIFSEENNKQILEIQTKYETEKKEKENEILKEKEEKNNEIIARKEMENKNQLLLILIAFIGLIFVSIFAYFLSRSNKHKKKSNELLLIQNEEINVQKEEIEAQRDHLEESENLIKQKNSKLKIANATKDKFFSIIAHDLKTPFNSIFGFSSLLKDSYDDFDENEKKSFIDNIDKASKSAFNLLENLLMWAMSQQDSIEIEKIDVNLKQFIDNAISPYLQGAKKKNIVFTNAVSDEIIMALDKQTIKTVIGNLFNNAVKFTPNKGKITIDAVIVEKFVEIKISDTGVGIPPKALSKIFRIDENHTTLGTNKEKGTGLGLSLCKEFVEKNGGKIWVESKIEIGSQFYFTIPYGEL
- a CDS encoding glycosyltransferase produces the protein MALKVSSFYCEYSNNEDVEIIIADNCSSDESVKFLKTNYPDLRTIVLDKNYRFAGGYNKLMQSILFC
- a CDS encoding PAS domain S-box protein codes for the protein MKNLDETTKEQLLRENLLLKEKIAYLEKNELNIQKHELRANQKIEQSPLTPNQSTKDFDKPEQSDKLQSESEKMHNDLFEKSKDAILIIHNEKFVDCNPATINMLGYNSKEEFLMTHPSELSPEKQADGKLSFSKANEMMEIAHKNGNHCFEWYHKKSNGKVFPVEVMLTSILNDEKKRILHTIWRDISNRKKAEETIKQSEKNYKDLFNNLSNAIYIIDRKGCFIDVNQGAVDMYGYPKEFFIGKNPEFLSAVGKNDLKKVIGYINDSFNDKAHQFDFWGLRKNGEVFPKIVRTQKGIYKGKEVVIAFGIDITERKKVEVALQKSEHNLRTLFNAMTDIVFEMDSEGRYLNIAPTSPELMYKPTEETIGKTLHDIFPKQKADIFLAFIKSCLKKNQIETIEYELKMGNKTLWFEGRATPKTKNSVLYIARDITKRMLADVELKELNKELSAQNEEYLSLNEELSDSLNQIQEINNKLTIAKEKAEESNRLITAFMRNISHETRTPMNSILGFAKLLEEPALTGNQQQKYLSIIQENGNRMLNTISDIVNISLIEADQQKVNLTETNINHEIENIYSIFESQAYEKGIHLLYVNSLLSGSDKIYTDKDKLSIILSNLLKNAIKYTSAGNIDFGYLKKRNNIEFFVRDTGIGIQKNQQNNIFKPFVKADVDDSAVFEGSGLGLAIAKAYVEMLKGKIWVESDLNKGSDFYFSIPINTENFENTRNKKEYKNKTVSNSKNLKILIAEDEISANIHLSLITEKICKEVFQAKTGRETIDICRQNPDIDIVLMDIRMPDIDGYKATSIIREFNKNIIIIAQTAYALPGDRNKAIEAGCNDYIAKPIDKQKLLNMIEKYMTQK
- a CDS encoding PAS domain S-box protein, which produces MNKMNHSKEQLIAENNRLKAKVSELEKSNIEQKKTIDKLSETNSEFNLLNHRLILAAKSVEVGIFDLNLDTKSLTWNDEMYKLFGITRKDFDGKLDDWLKYIHQKDVDKFRNILIPTDKKNNIFSTEYRIIQANGTLRYLNITAQFTYDKNQNPINIIGVNTDITKRKKAEAKLHQQKKFLQHIIDCLSHPFLIVNADDYTIQMANFAAGNDIEMNKTKCFEISHSSNLACNQIKESCTLEIVKNTKKSTIVEHIHYDKYGAKRLSEIHAYPLFDENGKLAQIIKYCIDITERKEIESALYNSEKKYRNIVENAQDIIWQINLKGELVFLNKYAEKIAGEKSDSLKGKHYSELIDPSDIDRINRIHIAVIQGETVEYKLCTYPKKGKVVYLEIKATPISSNGKIVGTLNFGRNISERKKAEETIERNLKYQKLISTISTKFVRNNNLDQSINHLLKHIGEYSKASRAYVFLLSENRKIISNTHEWCADGVSPQIDYLQGLLVNDFNWTMKKLYRNETIHVEDVLKLPEDANQERESFIAQGIKSLVILPLNIFGNLLGFIGFDNVEATEAWPKETINILQISSEILTNTIHSKNAENEIRTKHEKFKSIFEYAPVGILIIDVEGNPKEINKSVLNILGSPSTEQTRNLNIHKLDRLKKTGFTADFRTCISSVKIVRNENEYITFWGKKLFIRYTLTPIIDNEKRIKEVQCFFEDLTEQKYAEIQLKKNKDKLQKLNFDLIEKINQEVEKSREKDRMMVVQSKQAAMGEMIGNIAHQWRQPLNDIGLYIQNLQDGFEFEEITVETLNEIVEKTMKKLDYMSQTIDDFRNFFHSDKEKTNFSLTRNIFKTLTMTEATFKNNSIELKKDLEEDLLFLGFPNEFSQAILNILNNAKDVLIERKIENPIIEIKLYKQAKKSVLKIYNNGGEIPDNIIDKIFDPYFTTKGELTGTGLGLYISKTIIERNMQGKLSVSNTKGGVEFMIEL